ACAGTATACTGTCTTCACTACCAAAAGATATGCCTCGAGATAAGAAAAATGGTGTAATAATGTGGAATTTTGCATGACCTACAGACCCTTGCGGGCGCAACGGTCCCATGGTAATGCAAGGCTACACCGGGACCATCTCCAGTCCCAACTACCCCCAAACCTACCCCACGTACCAGGAATGCAGGTATAATTGGTATTCTACATGCACGTCTCAgacgattttttaaaattcgttTGGAAATTTGGATTCTGTCAGAAGGCACATGTTGATAACGAGAGCTTTTAAAAGTATATTCTCACGTTATATGCGACGAGATTTGACGTAAGAACTCCATCGTGATACTGACATTTGCGCCACCGAACTGTAAATTGAATGGTGCTGATTATTGTGTTTGTTGTATGACTGACCTAAGCTGGCACGTGATCAGTACTCAACCTGAGAGGCAGCTCTGGCTGGTTTTCGACGAAATCTTCAGCATAGAGTCATTTATTGGAGGCTGCAGTTACGACTATCTAACGGTCTGTATATAATCTCGTTTACCATAGGTATAgtttgaacaaaaaaataagAGGCATGGAAAGATTATAGTGTTTTCCAAATTCGACTCACTGGGACTGGGGAGATATCTACTTAGGCTTCGGTTTGTTTTGGAAGTGTTTTAGGCGTTCTGATCGGCTTTCTAATTTGTCGGATTTTCCTTTGGGGAGTAAAAattagccttggtaccatccaaTTTCAACCGGGGCTTCTTGCTCTCGCTGGCCTATCGTTtttttatacccccctcacaataggcgcgattcgatcggaagactagtttacgaactctgaatgacattttcgtgagtaagacgtccggtgttctcacgatcatcttgcgatttttacggatcgccggcagttttcaggagtcttacgacggtcgcggtgcagcgaaacatgttcttaacatatgcgactagtcgaaggaaatctccaaaatcgcacagctcgttaccgagtcgcagattgtgcgtacgaatcgtgcgtaccttgcaagggtatcggtcaatagtcttgcgtcaatccaacgattgaagaccgataggcgagcaaagacatagttattaatcatcgagcgcaaatcggatggcgaacgcccgtcagttgggcaacgttcgggcgacgttcgcccgacttccgtttgtttacaaatattgaatttctgggaatgtgagggtaattctaacattgtggccgctgtggcagtatgtagggtggctttgtgacacactttcttttcttgcgtcatttctattatgcccgcgcattccattcattggttaaaaagattccgacaacaaaataagcaacatttattgatctcttcccttttttgaggaacgttttatgttaccttgtccgcgtgcaagaggtcatgggaggtttattatcatagatttattcaccgtcgatctcacgagcctcgcgtatatgtgagggggacagttttgaggcgaaatatacgcaagaccatcttaagatcttaaaatcagccgacctttttgcgatcgcgaagaacgtccgaagatcgtatataatgtgaggggggtattaggacagCGTGAGCAAgaagccccggtagaaatcggatggtaccaaggctagaCAAAGACAGAAACAGGAAAAAAGTCAAATAAATAACCCCAAAAGACGTCCAAAACAAGTCgaagcctaacatctgctttaaAAGTAGTCGATGATCGACTTctaacaacctttgacccatcatGTACAACAAATCACGTGTCTAGAGCAATATGTGTTAGGGAGCTGAAGAAGACTGAGAGAGTCACAAGCAAATTTCGATGAGTCCATTTGAAGAGCAGTTCAACCTTTCCATAATGTAATTTTCCAAGTCAGTTGAGATCAGTTGAACGTTCGTGATAAAATACACTGCCTTACGAAACCCTGAAACGTGACAGAGGTCTGGTACTGAGCAATCAGTGACGTCCACACAAGTAAAATGTCCTACTTTTGATGATTTAACTGAATATGTGTGAGACCTCTATCTTTCACAATGAAGGAAAACAGACCAATTCATGTTGAATGCTGATTTCGTATGGAGAACCCATTCGTGTCTTATCGTTCAACATGCCAACTCCTTGTAATTTGAAATGACAAGTTTTTGCATTAGATTCATGATGGACCAGACGAAAAATCTCACAAAATGAATACTCTGTGCGGTGACGTTGCCCCACCTTCAATCCTGCTCAGCGGGAACGAGGTTTTTGTGAAGTTTAAGACAGATGGAGGAGTCAACAAGGAGGGATTCAGACTCACCTGGCGAACATGTGCGGTAATGTCTGCTTTTCATCCTTACCAGTTTCTCGTTGAGCACTATACTTTTTTAATTGCTGCAGTATTGGCAAAGAAATTTATGCTTTTGGCAGCGTTTGTAACTTTAAAACGGTGTTTGTTTGAGGCTTAGCAGCAACAACTCAAGACGCTATATGTGGATTGCTATGATGCTAGTGTGTGCCAAGGTCTAATTCTTAACTGAACGATCACGGGGGTTTGGTCATgatgtttggtttgttgatgtctcATGGCCCTCAAGCAACTTTCTTTGGAACTACATGGGCGTTTTGAAAAGTTGCAGACATAACACTAACAGGATACTGTGTAACAGGATACGTAAAAAGGATGAATGGATTTTCTTGTAGGTAACATTAATGAAGACCAACATAATAATATGTCATGTTTGCGACACCATCTATTGTTACAGAATGTGTAAATCAATAAATGCATTGTCTCCACGTTTTCCTCCCGATGCTGTACAGCCCCACTTGCTGCTGTGTGACGAGGGCAGCACATGTGTGAGGACACAGGATCAGTGCGACATGCGGCAGGACTGTCAGGACTGGAAGGACGAGCTGAACTGTGACTATCAAAGCCGTAAGTaccacattttgtacatgaaaaaTGTTTACGGCTATTACTGGTAGTCCAATGATTATCCTGGCCTTGCCCTGCTTATTCAAAAAGGTATTTTATATGATTTAATATGTAGCAAGTTATAACCGCCCTGTAAGTTTTGTACTTCTTCACGTAGAGGCAGAAGAAATGCGCCTGTACGCTTTAATCAACATTTCAATACCCCGTCATACATTCAACAAATCTTAGGTCCAAATAAAGGGAGGAAAACACATAATAAAAATAACTTATTTATTTAATAACCAGCCTGTGGGGAACAGATCTTCACAGATGGCCCCGGTAACATCACCACTTTGAACTACCCCGTATTTTTCCCTCCGGGCTTGAGTTGTAACTGGAACATCGTGGCAACCCAAGGCAAGCGGCTGCGGGCAAGCTTCACGGGGCTGTTTGACGTGCCTTGTCCCACTGCTGTTAACGTACgtatacacaacaaacaaaaaacaaacatgttgaTAACTATACTAGAATGACATTGGAGTAAACAAATTCCAAAACCTAAAACATGTGGTGAAAAGTTCTCTTCTGGTTGActtaaaattttcaaatatttccaaaTGCCGACGACATCGTTGTTTGCAACGCAACAGTTCTTAGTTCTTAGGATGAATAGCATTTGTTTGCAAACAATAATAATATAGTatgttgatattgataatcAGCCTTTCATTTATGGTAGACATTTTCTTATGCGGGTTCGTCCTGCACAGCTGATAAATTGTAGTTTTCTCATCAGCACACCTCTCTTACTATCCACCAGGTTACCGAGGTGAGCCTCAATGGAAATGTACTCAATGGTACTTTCACATTCTGTGGCAGTCAGACACCTCCCGACATCATCGTAACTACCAAAGAACGGATAACGGTCAACTTCCAACCGCCAATGGAGGCTCCTGGGAAGGGCTTTGCCCTACACTGGGAAACAAGCTGCCAAGAGAACTACTTCTCCTGCCCGGAGGGATTCTGCCTCAGACCAGAAAAGGTTTGCGATGGGAATGATGACTGCCAACAAGGAGAAGATGAGAGTTACTCCACGTGTCCAGTGTCTACTACGTCCTCTACTTCATCCCCCTTGGGTGAGTTATATGTTCGAACATCCTATACCTTGTTGCTGTCACACAACGATGTTTGCCAAGCTCCTTTGTTATGGAGAGGAGATGCAGAAGTGATGTTGCCCTCATCAGCGGGTTTCAGTCTCCTTTGTTACGAACACATTACCAGAGCATAAATCATACACAAGACTTGGGCTTCTTTATGGTTCATAGTAATAGAAACTGTTGGAAATCTGTGAAATACACCTCATGTAGAACTTTATCTTAAACCAACTCCATTAATTCTGAGGGATAGACATTGACAATGCTAAACGTTTCTTCATGCTACACGATGTGTGCAGTGACTACTGGCAGAACGCCTGAGATTGAAACGACACCTACACGCAAGGATGTCACATCTGGCAAGTGGTACTTGACCCCAACAGTGCGGACAGGGGTTCCAAATGATTCAACTCCAACACCACGTGGGATTGGTACCGGTACCATGTTCACAACACCGACAACTGATGATCATGaccatggcaacaaaaacaTTGGTAAGTCCTCATGTTTAAACAGTTTTGATGGTGTATGGTTGTCAGTATTATAGCTCTATTTTTATACTATTACTACTAGACAACACAGACTCAGTTACCAAACCACTTGACTATGCTCTTATCCGTGTAGACTCGTACCCCAGACACCTGTGCTACTCGTGCCATGATGACGGAGCCTGTGCCAGCCCAGTGAACTCCTCTCTACCCGTCACCGAATGTTTTGATGACCAGGATTGCTGGGTAATGACATCAATATGATTCATCTTGTGGTTGTTTCTATAATTTCCAGCTAGATATGATGTTACTTTGATTTTTCAAACCAGTTATATGCAGCTAGCCACATCTTTGTTACGTTGATGTTGTCAGTGCTAtaacattttatacatttttaattTGGGTCGCTGATCAGTGTAACCCAACAGAAAAATTTGCTCGTCCCTAGCCTACTACAACCTTCATCAGACTTGAATGACCAATAAGGTAGGACAAAATATATGACGTCAGCAACCTGGTAGACAGGAATGAGGTGTCATTTAGACCTGATGAAGGTCGAGTGTATTTAGTTAGCCTATAGGCTGTAGCAGTGATGACCAGGATGTTTAATTAAGTGGAATACAGTTTAGCTAGCGATGATGTTACCCAACGACAAGTATTAACTTTCATATGAGAAGGTTTTCAGTCTAACTTCGTAAATCATCGATTTTAGATCTACAGTATTTGTCAGCATTCCCTTGTATAACTGTGCAGCGCAGGAATGATGATATAATCATTACACTTGACCCTGCTAGGTTGAGCGCATCCTGGGTCCTGGGAAGGGGAAGGGGAAGGAGAGGATCGTGTACCGCAGGGGGTGCGGCTCGCTCTGTCCGGACCACTGGAAACAGGAGGACTGCACGGACGGTTGGCTGGAGGTAAATGTTTCCAGAGATTCCATGGCAACATAAGAGTGccaataaactaataaaaacaagcaaacaaaagtaACATTACACTGAACCCAGAAGAAAACTAGGCCGTGGCAAAGTGATTGACAAATGGTGTACAGTTATCAGTCTCAGTTCAAGTGTACATATCGTTTTGTCATGTTTAACATGCAGGTCTGTCTCCTGTGCTGCAGCGAAGACCTCTGTAACAGCCAATTGCTGAGCGGAGATGACAAACGCTTCTCCAATCAGGTGTGGGAGGGCAGTAGTGTGGTTGGGGTGCTGGAGCCCAACTGGATCTACTTCCTCGCAGCATCTCTGTCTGCTGTTAGCATGTTTACAGCCTGACACTAGTACGGATCTATGGAATGTTCAGAAAAGAGAATTAACCTGTCTACCAGAAGGTTTGTGGGTTGCTAgacccacaaacaaacaaaaaagtaatattttattactactagtactacatgcgTGTTAGCCACGTAGAGTATTAAAGGCTGTAACTTCTTTGTAAgggggaaaaaaacaacaaagcaaacaaaaaacaaaaaaaactgaaagTGATGATTATCAATGGAAATAAACACAGAAATGCTTGCTACATCATAGTAGTTGTGAATGTTTttcttgtaacgttacgtgctttacattgaataaagatTGGCACACGTTTTGCATTAGTGTTTGAGACGTCGTATCAACTTGTCACTTGTCAGCAATTCTGAGCAGAATCACTTTCTAGAACATGCGCACTCATCAGGGCCCGAACACGTGAATACCATGTTCAACTCCCTGCCGGgtaaatttcggcatttatactgcctattcttaacaatgggaaacatggcagaaagaggctgtcaaaaatcagctacctgagttttagaacatgaaaaactcacattggcatggttgtccggCCTCTGAAGAATAATTTgacgacaaaaaaaggaaaaaaattacggtggaattatattatacgccatcaaaacataggtggtgaccttttcaccccttttcactgcctgaaaacaacaccaaaacacctaacttgtaaggcctactgcaaccacaaatatcactaaaatctgttttttcaacacaatatagaagctacaacccttacctataatatgcacctccaaaatccaaacatatcccacgaaaaacatttctacagcaaCTTTGGCCAAGCCTACTAAGCATTCTGAGAATGGGCTAAAaatgggtcatctgcgcaagtccggaaataccgaaatttgccctACAATCCTGGTGACCCAGGGATTTTCCACTGTCAGAACGCATCTGAAAGTTGACAATATTCAAACAGATACCATGGGAGCCAATGAGGTTTTTCCTAGTTGCCCGTTTATGTAAAACTCCCGTAAACGATTTTGTCtcccaacttctgcttggagattaggaa
The sequence above is drawn from the Branchiostoma floridae strain S238N-H82 chromosome 4, Bfl_VNyyK, whole genome shotgun sequence genome and encodes:
- the LOC118414881 gene encoding tolloid-like protein 1 isoform X2, producing the protein MRRNVRYVRNVSNQLAVSLGYFIRSLLLAAEMGAMGGDMGYIVRIVFILGFLGCIMGQTDPCGRNGPMVMQGYTGTISSPNYPQTYPTYQECSWHVISTQPERQLWLVFDEIFSIESFIGGCSYDYLTIHDGPDEKSHKMNTLCGDVAPPSILLSGNEVFVKFKTDGGVNKEGFRLTWRTCAPHLLLCDEGSTCVRTQDQCDMRQDCQDWKDELNCDYQSPCGEQIFTDGPGNITTLNYPVFFPPGLSCNWNIVATQGKRLRASFTGLFDVPCPTAVNVTEVSLNGNVLNGTFTFCGSQTPPDIIVTTKERITVNFQPPMEAPGKGFALHWETSCQENYFSCPEGFCLRPEKVCDGNDDCQQGEDESYSTCPVSTTSSTSSPLVTTGRTPEIETTPTRKDVTSGKWYLTPTVRTGVPNDSTPTPRGIGTGTMFTTPTTDDHDHGNKNIDSYPRHLCYSCHDDGACASPVNSSLPVTECFDDQDCWVERILGPGKGKGKERIVYRRGCGSLCPDHWKQEDCTDGWLEVCLLCCSEDLCNSQLLSGDDKRFSNQVWEGSSVVGVLEPNWIYFLAASLSAVSMFTA